Proteins from one Cryptomeria japonica chromosome 4, Sugi_1.0, whole genome shotgun sequence genomic window:
- the LOC131875023 gene encoding uncharacterized protein LOC131875023: protein MYFIRYIIIDEMSFIGPKLIQHIDIRLCEAFPAHNQLPFGVRSIILFGDLGQLPPIRDIPMYASTSYGGTLWRSFITIITLKKIFRQIGDQPAQISFRALLSNLRNAEPTIADWQLLLSRENSTLSSVEQSLFLSSTHLFATNEMVSLHNKRMLLSLEKPIALSTVEQLKGITCSNPDEEQLESKILLCIGQEVMLSTNLWVETRLVNGALGQVKEIVYNGGERPPALPLFVFVQFKKYIGLFWDQYNPKNIPLIPISRGLRRQIPLKMAWALTIHKSQGLTLQRVTIDIGNTDRQGLTFIAISRVRDLASLRIHPPFTFQRYSRIQKSPYAAR from the coding sequence ATGTACTTCATTCGCTACATTataattgatgaaatgagcttcattggtccAAAGTTGATACAACACATTGATATAAGGTTATGTGAGGCATTCCCTGCCCATAACCAACTCCCATTTGGAGTACGCTCAATCATTCTCTTTGGTGACTTGGGCCAACTACCACCTATCAGAGACATTCCTATGTATGCTTCAACTTCATATGGAGGGACATTATGGCGTAGCTTCATAACAATTATAACATTGAAAAAAATATTTCGTCAAATTGGAGATCAACCTGCACAAATTTCCTTTCGTGCACTTCTCTCCAATTTACGAAATGCAGAACCCACTATTGCAGATTGGCAACTTTTACTGTCTCGAGAAAATTCAACACTTTCCTCTGTAGAGCAATCTTTATTCTTATCATCCACACACTTATTTGCAACAAATGAAATGGTATCATTACATAACAAACGCATGTTGTTGTCTTTAGAAAAGCCTATTGCCCTATCTACTGTAGAACAACTCAAGGGAATCACATGCTCAAATCCTGATGAGGAACAACTTGAATCTAAGATCCTCTTATGTATTGGCCAGGAAGTTATGTTATCTACCAACTTGTGGGTGGAAACAAGACTTGTCAATGGTGCACTTGGACAAGTCAAAGAAATTGTATATAATGGTGGTGAAAGACCACCTGCACTCCCCTTATTTGTTTTTGTTCAATTCAAAAAATACATAGGCCTATTTTGGGACCAATACAACCCAAAAAATATCCCTCTTATTCCAATAAGTCGTGGTCTTCGACGTCAAATACCACTAAAAATGGCATGGGCCTTAACAATTCACAAATCACAAGGGCTGACACTTCAAAGAGTGACAATCGACATCGGCAATACAGATCGTCAAGGGTTGACATTCATAGCAATTTCAAGGGTCCGTGACCTTGCAAGTCTTCGCATACACCCTCCATTCACATTCCAAAGATATTCACGTATACAAAAGAGCCCATATGCTGCTCGGTGA